The proteins below are encoded in one region of Podarcis raffonei isolate rPodRaf1 chromosome 8, rPodRaf1.pri, whole genome shotgun sequence:
- the CHMP1A gene encoding charged multivesicular body protein 1a, with protein sequence MDDTLFQLKFTAKQLEKLAKKAEKDSKTEQAKVKKALQQKNVECARVYAENAIRKKNEGLNWLRMASRVDAVASKVQTAVTMKGVTKNMAQVTKALDKALSSMDLQKVSAVMDKFEQQVQNLDVHTSVMEDSMSSATTLTTPQEQVDSLIVQIAEENGLEVMDQLNQLPEGASAVGESSVRSQEDQLSRRLAALRN encoded by the exons ATGGACG ATACACTCTTCCAGTTAAAG TTTACAGCCAAGCAGCTGGAGAAGCTTGCCAAGAAGGCAGAAAAGGACTCCAAAACCGAGCAAGCCAAAGTCAAGAAG gccCTTCAACAGAAGAACGTGGAATGTGCCCGTGTCTATGCAGAGAATGCCATTCGGAAGAAGAACGAAGGCTTGAACTGGCTCCGTATGGCTTCTCGAGTGGATGCGGTGGCCTCTAAGGTCCAGACGGCAGTGACTATGAAGGGG GTGACTAAGAACATGGCCCAGGTGACGAAGGCCTTGGACAAAGCGCTCAGCTCTATGGACTTGCAGAAGGTCTCCGCTGTGATGGACAAGTTTGAGCAGCAGGTCCAGAACTTGGATGTTCACACTTCG GTGATGGAAGACTCCATGAGCTCAGCCACTACACTGACCACACCCCAGGAGCAAGTTGACAGTCTGATAGTACAAATTGCTGAGGAGAACGGCCTGGAAGTCATGGATCAGCTGAACCAGCTGCCTGAGGGGGCCTCGGCGGTGGGAGAGAGCTCTGTGCGTTCCCAGGAGGACCAGCTATCGCGAAG GTTGGCCGCCCTGCGGAATTAA
- the SPATA33 gene encoding spermatogenesis-associated protein 33 isoform X3: MGGSHSKHEDVGGAAHVHKNIDGSKVKEPKPSFQEQSQHMYGNIQPSTSGKPTKKPVPHPMQVEVSTDKLAKKKRLIPKIIVTGPSEEVLLNSYTDEIPETKTIRDTEDFGAYSVHTKPSTVDAYRTSRDQ, translated from the exons ATGGGGGGGTCTCACAGCAAACATGAAGATGtgggaggag CAGCTCATGTTCATAAAAATATAGATGGTAGCAAGGTCAAAGAACCCAAGCCCAGCTTCCAAGAACAGAGCCAGCATATGTATGGAAACATTCAACCTTCAACATCGGGTAAACCAACAAAGAAGCCTGTGCCACATCCTATGCAAGTAGAAG TATCTACTGATAAACTTGCCAAGAAGAAAAGGCTTATTCCTAAGATCATTGTGACTGGGCCCTCGGAGGAAGTGCTGTTGAACAGTTATACTGATGAAATCCCTGAAACAAAAACCATCCGGGACACTGAAGACTTTGGCGCGTATAGTGTGCACACGAAGCCCAGCACTGTAGACGCTTATAGAACCAGCAGAGATCAGTGA
- the SPATA33 gene encoding spermatogenesis-associated protein 33 isoform X4, translating into MGGSHSKHEDVGGAHVHKNIDGSKVKEPKPSFQEQSQHMYGNIQPSTSGKPTKKPVPHPMQVEVSTDKLAKKKRLIPKIIVTGPSEEVLLNSYTDEIPETKTIRDTEDFGAYSVHTKPSTVDAYRTSRDQ; encoded by the exons ATGGGGGGGTCTCACAGCAAACATGAAGATGtgggaggag CTCATGTTCATAAAAATATAGATGGTAGCAAGGTCAAAGAACCCAAGCCCAGCTTCCAAGAACAGAGCCAGCATATGTATGGAAACATTCAACCTTCAACATCGGGTAAACCAACAAAGAAGCCTGTGCCACATCCTATGCAAGTAGAAG TATCTACTGATAAACTTGCCAAGAAGAAAAGGCTTATTCCTAAGATCATTGTGACTGGGCCCTCGGAGGAAGTGCTGTTGAACAGTTATACTGATGAAATCCCTGAAACAAAAACCATCCGGGACACTGAAGACTTTGGCGCGTATAGTGTGCACACGAAGCCCAGCACTGTAGACGCTTATAGAACCAGCAGAGATCAGTGA
- the SPATA33 gene encoding spermatogenesis-associated protein 33 isoform X1, protein MKMWEEVKCSCSSLQNDVQEGFRLVPAAHVHKNIDGSKVKEPKPSFQEQSQHMYGNIQPSTSGKPTKKPVPHPMQVEVSTDKLAKKKRLIPKIIVTGPSEEVLLNSYTDEIPETKTIRDTEDFGAYSVHTKPSTVDAYRTSRDQ, encoded by the exons ATGAAGATGtgggaggaggtaaaatgttcTTGTTCCTCTTTACAGAATGATGTCCAAGAAGGGTTCAGGTTAGTGCCAG CAGCTCATGTTCATAAAAATATAGATGGTAGCAAGGTCAAAGAACCCAAGCCCAGCTTCCAAGAACAGAGCCAGCATATGTATGGAAACATTCAACCTTCAACATCGGGTAAACCAACAAAGAAGCCTGTGCCACATCCTATGCAAGTAGAAG TATCTACTGATAAACTTGCCAAGAAGAAAAGGCTTATTCCTAAGATCATTGTGACTGGGCCCTCGGAGGAAGTGCTGTTGAACAGTTATACTGATGAAATCCCTGAAACAAAAACCATCCGGGACACTGAAGACTTTGGCGCGTATAGTGTGCACACGAAGCCCAGCACTGTAGACGCTTATAGAACCAGCAGAGATCAGTGA
- the SPATA33 gene encoding spermatogenesis-associated protein 33 isoform X2 translates to MKMWEEVKCSCSSLQNDVQEGFRLVPAHVHKNIDGSKVKEPKPSFQEQSQHMYGNIQPSTSGKPTKKPVPHPMQVEVSTDKLAKKKRLIPKIIVTGPSEEVLLNSYTDEIPETKTIRDTEDFGAYSVHTKPSTVDAYRTSRDQ, encoded by the exons ATGAAGATGtgggaggaggtaaaatgttcTTGTTCCTCTTTACAGAATGATGTCCAAGAAGGGTTCAGGTTAGTGCCAG CTCATGTTCATAAAAATATAGATGGTAGCAAGGTCAAAGAACCCAAGCCCAGCTTCCAAGAACAGAGCCAGCATATGTATGGAAACATTCAACCTTCAACATCGGGTAAACCAACAAAGAAGCCTGTGCCACATCCTATGCAAGTAGAAG TATCTACTGATAAACTTGCCAAGAAGAAAAGGCTTATTCCTAAGATCATTGTGACTGGGCCCTCGGAGGAAGTGCTGTTGAACAGTTATACTGATGAAATCCCTGAAACAAAAACCATCCGGGACACTGAAGACTTTGGCGCGTATAGTGTGCACACGAAGCCCAGCACTGTAGACGCTTATAGAACCAGCAGAGATCAGTGA
- the SPATA33 gene encoding spermatogenesis-associated protein 33 isoform X5, with protein MMSKKGSAAHVHKNIDGSKVKEPKPSFQEQSQHMYGNIQPSTSGKPTKKPVPHPMQVEVSTDKLAKKKRLIPKIIVTGPSEEVLLNSYTDEIPETKTIRDTEDFGAYSVHTKPSTVDAYRTSRDQ; from the exons ATGATGTCCAAGAAGGGTTCAG CAGCTCATGTTCATAAAAATATAGATGGTAGCAAGGTCAAAGAACCCAAGCCCAGCTTCCAAGAACAGAGCCAGCATATGTATGGAAACATTCAACCTTCAACATCGGGTAAACCAACAAAGAAGCCTGTGCCACATCCTATGCAAGTAGAAG TATCTACTGATAAACTTGCCAAGAAGAAAAGGCTTATTCCTAAGATCATTGTGACTGGGCCCTCGGAGGAAGTGCTGTTGAACAGTTATACTGATGAAATCCCTGAAACAAAAACCATCCGGGACACTGAAGACTTTGGCGCGTATAGTGTGCACACGAAGCCCAGCACTGTAGACGCTTATAGAACCAGCAGAGATCAGTGA
- the SPATA33 gene encoding spermatogenesis-associated protein 33 isoform X6 — protein sequence MMSKKGSAHVHKNIDGSKVKEPKPSFQEQSQHMYGNIQPSTSGKPTKKPVPHPMQVEVSTDKLAKKKRLIPKIIVTGPSEEVLLNSYTDEIPETKTIRDTEDFGAYSVHTKPSTVDAYRTSRDQ from the exons ATGATGTCCAAGAAGGGTTCAG CTCATGTTCATAAAAATATAGATGGTAGCAAGGTCAAAGAACCCAAGCCCAGCTTCCAAGAACAGAGCCAGCATATGTATGGAAACATTCAACCTTCAACATCGGGTAAACCAACAAAGAAGCCTGTGCCACATCCTATGCAAGTAGAAG TATCTACTGATAAACTTGCCAAGAAGAAAAGGCTTATTCCTAAGATCATTGTGACTGGGCCCTCGGAGGAAGTGCTGTTGAACAGTTATACTGATGAAATCCCTGAAACAAAAACCATCCGGGACACTGAAGACTTTGGCGCGTATAGTGTGCACACGAAGCCCAGCACTGTAGACGCTTATAGAACCAGCAGAGATCAGTGA
- the CDK10 gene encoding cyclin-dependent kinase 10, producing MTEAGSAEPESETLRLKRLRGSGGGGGGFFTVPQGHRLGRCRSVKEFEKLNRIGEGTYGIVYRARDTQTDEIVALKKVRMDKEKDGIPISSLREITLLLKLQHPNIVELKEVVVGNHLESIFLVMGYCEQDLASLLENMQAPFSEAQVKCIILQVLKGLQYLHENFIIHRDLKVSNLLMTDKGCVKTADFGLARAYRVPLKPMTPKVVTLWYRAPELLLGTITQTTAIDMWAVGCILAELLAHKPLLPGSSEIQQIDMIVQLLGTPNETIWPGFSKLPLVSQYTLRKQPYNNLKHKFPWLSEAGLRLLNFLFMYDPKKRATAGDCLESSYFKEKPLPCEPELMPTFPHHRNKRAAPSVECTGKRSRP from the exons ATGACGGAGGCGGGTTCGGCTGAGCCGGAGTCAGAGACTTTGCGGCTGAAGCGGCTccgaggcagcggcggcggcggcggcggcttcttcACGGTACCTCAAGGACACAGG CTGGGAAGATGTCGGAGTGTGAAGGAATTCGAGAAACTCAATCGTATTGGAGAAGGGACCTACGGCATCGTGT ATCGTGCCCGGGACACCCAAACAGATGAGATTGTGGCACTGAAGAAGGTGCGGATGGACAAAGAGAAAGATG GGATTCCCATCAGCAGCCTACGAGAGATCACCTTGTTGCTGAAGCTCCAACACCCCAACATTGTGGAGTtgaaagaggtggtggtggggaatcacTTGGAGAG CATTTTCCTTGTGATGGGTTACTGTGAGCAGGACCTCGCCAGCCTCCTGGAGAACATGCAGGCTCCCTTCTCTGAAGCTCAG GTGAAGTGTATCATTCTCCAGGTTCTCAAGGGTCTTCAGTACCTGCATGAAAACTTCATAATCCATAG GGACCTGAAGGTATCCAACTTGCTCATGACTGACAAAGGTTGTGTAAAGACGG CGGACTTTGGGTTGGCTCGTGCTTACAGGGTCCCCCTGAAGCCCATGACTCCCAAAGTTGTCACACTCTG GTACCGAGCCCCTGAGCTGCTTCTGGGGACAATAACACAGACCACCGCCATAGATATGTG GGCGGTGGGTTGCATCCTGGCAGAGCTGCTGGCTCATAAGCCGTTGCTACCTGGGAGCTCTGAGATCCAGCAGATAGACATGATTGTGCAGCTTCTGGGCACGCCCAACGAGACCATCTGGCCA GGCTTCTCCAAGCTGCCACTAGTGAGCCAGTACACCCTGCGCAAGCAGCCGTACAATAACCTGAAGCACAAGTTCCCGTGGCTGTCGGAGGCTGGCCTTCGCCTCCTCAACTTCCTCTTCATGTACGATCCCAAGAAAAG AGCGACAGCTGGCGACTGCCTGGAGAGCTCCTACTTCAAGGAGAAGCCTTTGC CCTGTGAGCCAGAGCTCATGCCAACCTTCCCGCACCATCGCAACAAGAGGGCTGCCCCCAGTGTAGAGTGCACAGGCAAGCGCAGTCGGCCCTGA